CAGTTCAGTTCTACGCCTGGGTTTTTCCTGAGGACTTTGTCCCGTTTTCCTTGTCCTCCACACAAACGGACCAGTTCTTGCGCTCTTTAGTGTACCACTCATTCACATAAGTTGCAAATTTTTCTCCGGATTTCGGATATTATTCAGCCCTACAAAATAAATTTGGAAAAACTCTGATTTCCAGGAAAATAATAAACTACAAAAAACATCCTTTGAACTTACCCCCAAATAAACTCTGATAACCCGGAGCACTAGTTATTAGTTACTTGTTATCACAATAACTGGCTAGCTTGAATCCACTGAATCTTGCCATATGCTGTGCactctgtttattttattttgcaaAGACTGTGCTGAACCTGACGTTTATCTTGAACAGCCCAACCTCACCTGGAGACTTGTGACGGAAGACCTCTTCGCCAAGTTGCCTTCAGGACAATCGGCACTACTACATGAAGTCACCAAGTCTGTGCAGGCTAGCATTACTTAACTCTAGTTCTCACTTGTTTTCTCATTTGTACAAAGCCCACATTAAACACTCTCCCTGGGGATTACATGGAGACAATGTCAACTGTGATTGCAATGTGTATGTTAATGTAACCCTATGCATATTTAGCCAAGTAAAAATTGCTGACAAAGTATAAGCTGGATTAAATTTGCTATGAGTTACTGTTTGTGCATTTATCCCGTAGAAAGAAATCAGAGGAGACCTAAAGAATAGGGAGTCCTAATTCTAGAACTGACCTCTCTCAACCCATGCAAAGCAAGCAAGCTCTTCTCCTGGCTCACTCTCTCCTGCCACTTACTGCTGCTGGTCGCATACTGTACAGAGGCACTATGGAAGACACGTCGAAGTTGCATGGAGCGACTCACAATACTTGTTTCCGGGGGCTGTGCCATGTCGGGCAGCCCACGCGTGTCaatgcatacctgccaactctcccgattcatccgggagactcTCGGAATTGGACTGGTTTGCACAGTTGTATGACCGAGAACcgaatctcccggaaaatgcagctTCCCCCTCTATATCTCAAAcgcctgctttttctctggccacacagacgtaaatgtcaatccaataccagccAGATTGCCATCGGCAACGCTGCAGGTCTGGTCAACAgtatcataatcatcatcatcaccatggCTCTAGTTCTAGCACTGCTAGTTTCTGGGCATTTCCTCCAAGTTTTCGTGCGACAAAGGTGCCTTTGAACTGTTTCTGCCTTGAATATTGCACATCACAGCTCGGTCTAAGCGAAACAAGTATCTACACGTGTTTCTGAAGCCATGCACAGATGAATTGGGATGCGTGATCGTGTCCAGGGAAGGCACCATGTGTTCTGCACAGTTTACGGCTGCGACATCAGGATTCCGCGTGCAGGGTGATAGACATTGTTAGCCATGTTACGTCGAGGAAGCAAAGGAACTACCTTAAATGCCAAGACAAGCAGTGGTAGAGGTCAGTCTTTCCGAAAGCAAGACAAGGACTACGATGTTATCCGCGCGGGCCCTCGCCCTCCGTTTCCCAACTGCCGACAGTGCAAAGCGTACCTCTTTGCAGCGTTGGGAATTGGAAACACAGAGGAGGGTGGGCTTTGAactaatagcgaattcgggtggtcatttcgtagcaacacggccgagcgctcggaaattgctggAACATGTGGATctgagctggatcacgtgactgtTGCCACCCAAACACGATTGCTAgaaatctagcggttttagacactgggatcacgctaggggcacgATGGTCGCTCCTTTTCCGGTTCCATCGTCTGGCAAACAACATCGTCTGCTAGCGCACTGTTTATGGGCAATGACTGAAATCACTGTCAGTAGAGATGTTTTGAGGCTCCTGGAAGGTCTCTGCAGCGGAAACCTGTCGAGTAAGTGCTGTGAACACACAATGATCCTCGTCGTAACAAAGTTAATTGGCAAAAAGTTGCTATAATAGCTTTGTAAACAGTGTTGGTGATAACGCGTGTCTCTGTGATGATGCGCGGGGTGTCCGGCGTTCGGATTTGTAGTTTGCAAGCCGATTTATGTTGCGTTGCTTACAATAAAAGTGCGCTCCCCCATTATACGGCCCGTAAGTGAGCTAAGTGGAAATAGGTGTACACCTCCATGTGATTGCTTTTTGTAAATGGACTGTAATGCACAATTGGCCGTCCATGACACATACAATATCTTAAAGGTTGTTCTACCCCTTATTTCGTTTTGACAGTTGCGGGGTCATCACAGGGCTTCCCAGAGAATCCTCCCAGCCAGGATGCAGACGAAAACGATGGTAAGTCATGAACTCATGTGGAGAAATCAGGAGTGGTTGTGAGGACAGTAAGAAAGCATGTACCTGGTTGCGTAAACACTTTGCACTCAACTAAAAGTACCCTGTATTAAAGCTGAGTAAAAGTTTGCTCAACACAGCTATATAATACCATTTTAATTTTACCATTCACCAATTTTACCATTAATAATACCATTTAATTTCATCTCAACACAGAAATTCAAAGCAGCAGTGCGGTTGCAAGTACACGTGGAGAGTCAGCCAACAGCACAGGTAATGTATATTGTACAAAGTGAGGTTGTGTTCTGTAGAGAAACATTTCCTCACATGAATGTGAGACGCTAAATACACATACTGTGGCTATTTATAGGAAAGCATTAAGTGTCTGGCATATAATCTGCAAGGTTGATACAGAGTATAGCCAACATCAGTGCAGAGTAGCGCATAgctagaaaaatatttcgggatgGGTTCTATGAGAACTTTAAATAGGGAGGAGTATTTTCCCCCTTGTTTTCTCCtgccaaatgcactaccaaaggtacggtttAAGGGAAAGAGGGAGTTGGACACCCTACAAGGTGTTTTAACTTGATTACGACTTTACACAACTTCATTATGAAGTAGAGGTGCAGTGAAATGTAACgtttgccttttttttctttcagtatCAAAATGCACAGACGGAGAGACAATGTTATTGATGGACTTATACAGTCGTTATAGTACACAGATAGGACCATACACAAAGTTGAAAAGCAAAAACCAAATGTTTGAGTCAATATCCCACGAATTAAACAGGATTCTAAACACAACAAAAACGCCAAACCTGTGCGACGTAAGAACTAAGACAGTaatgaagaggaaaaaaaaaaggcaatagATAATAGCAGGACATCTGGCCGAAGCAGGCAAGCTGTGCCATATGAAAGGGAATTGGAGCAGatacgccaagcagacgacagtataCAGCCACAGTAATATGGAATGTTACTGTCGTCAGGAGAAAAGTGCCTCCCTGTGATGCTACCATAGAATGTGGTACACTGCCTTCCACATCACACGAAGTGCCGACAGGGTCAGAAGGGTCAGACAGTGTGAGAGCCCCTGCTGCAACTGAAACAACAGTTACACCAACAGTTAACAGCGGCAACCAACAGCGGCAACAGTTACACCAGAGCCGACTCTCAGTACACCAAGCCACCGCAGGAATCAACCTGGACGAGCCAGAATGGCTGAATTAAAAGCTTTTTTTGAAAAAATGGATGAAATGAATAGGCACAGAGATGAAAGGGAGTGTGAACAAAACAGAGAAAGGCGGCACAAAGAAATTGTGAGACTCCATATGATAAACGCAACTTGATAAGACGTCTGTTAGGAGAAGCAGAGGTACCTTTAGAATGATATATTTTCATATTCCCTCTTTTTCTCCTTGTTTCCCCACATGCAGTGTCTTATTTATATTTCACTCCTTTGCATGCACTAAACTCACTTGCTGGAATGGAATGCTTCAGTGTTTGTCTGTCTGCAGGTCTCTGTGCACTTTTGTCTTAGGAATAATGTTCCTGTCCCTATTTTAGCCCCCGGCGCTCTGTTTTCTAATATTCTGGCAAAAGGTAGTGTCACACTACGTAATCAAGTATAAACTTAGGAGGGACAATACAGATGAACGAAAGGGCTTCTATACTGTGTTGTTCTACCTACTCTTGAGTGACTTACATTTATTGTGCTACCATGTTGACAAGCCACTGACGCTTCAATTCACCAAGGGTGCGCAGCGCAGTTTGCTCTTCCCCGACGTCTCCATCTCCAGGGTCCAGATCTTCTTGGGTCTCCTGGAGACTATCCTCCATGAGGTCATTAGCATCGATGCACAGATTGTGTACAACGCAGCACGACATGATCAACTGACGCATCCTCTCCACTGAAAAAAATTCTACGTCCTTTAGCTGCCGAAATCTTTGCTTTAGAATGCGAAAGGTGTTCTCAATGAGCACTCTTGTGGCACTCAGCTTCGTGTTAAATGTCGACTGCGCTTCTGTCAGGTTTCCATAGTCCTTATATGGACTTATAAGGTATTCCCAGCAAGCATAAGCAGCGTCACCAAGAATGTGGTACCTGCCACCATCACACAGAGAAGGCAGACGTTTTGATATGTTGGACAGTGTGAGGACTCTCCCATCATGGATCTTGCTGGGAAAGCCTGTTGACACGTCCAGAAAACGGCGGCGGTTGTCACAAATTCCCTGGAGTGTCAGTGAGATCGTGTCGTGCCGGTTGACGTACGTGACACCGGGCTTGTGCGCAGGACACCGGATTGGTATGAAAGTGCCATCAATGCAGCCAATGACCCCAGGAAATCCAGATATCTACAAAGGAAGCAGTAGAATGTATAATGTATGGTCTAAACTGTATAGTGTATGGTCTCGGGTGACAGTGCAAGACAAATATAAGCTACGTACATAAGAGCAGGCAATAACATCAACATATGCAATTATTTGAATATGCAGATACAAATGCGCTCACTTTCTCAAATTCTTGAGCCAGGCCCTCCAGATTTTCAGGGAAGCAGATGACTCTGTGTGCAATCTGGCACAAGTAAGCCATTACTCGTGTTAGCATGGAATGCATGCAGGCAGCTCTCACTCACACTAAAGCGTCCAGCCACGTCCCTGATTGATGACTTGTTGCCAGCATACCTAGAAAGACACAAAGTTCATGCCACCAATTGTGTTGTGTAAAAAAAATGCATCCTAATGCACACAATTCAACACCCAGAATCAGTGAGGGGCAAAGTACCTTAAAATGATACTTAAAGTATCATACTATAAGTAAAgtaagtaccaagtacctggcatcattagtacttcaagtacagtacaaagtacccgaTTCCAAATGTCCTAGGCAATACTTCAAGTACTCGTGaagtacattgccaatttaatttctatcactttgcatttcactgtttagtatctgtgtcttgcttttttggcaaaactttagcgagcattcttTGCAAATCCTCTGAagcctaggttaagtgctaacccgcgaatatgaacttaatcagatgtcataatttgcagttacatgtagagaggtaatcagtcagctgtgctgtgattatggaAAATAGTAttccctgactgatccaagatcacccgcctagtgtggtgttccggtactaatcttctgctataacagactaggaaatttcaagagaaaaaaaaagtacaagtcaacagagattatatatttctgggcattcctagCTGCTTTTTGAAccacaacatgtttaaaaaaataatatgaTGAAAGTaataaaggatgaagcacaatctaagccttcatttttatacgattgtcgaatgttcatcatgtaatgcaatcacacattgcgATATAAAATGATttttaattgccaatgaaggaaacaatataaaaaaagcatagaacaacgcattgggagaactgaaattaCAACTGACCAagacattgtgctgccggttgcagtgtcataatgtgtgcgtgtctttgtattccattcgttttacataatcatagaagcaatgatactttttcaacatttcaagcctctcaacaataaattaatttgcttcaacaaatatgctctttaaaagcacaaaaatccgttttggtaaaatgtcagactgggactgttggtactgcatcccactaaaagcgctaaagtgATGGCAAAAAGACGAagacacacagatagcgctatctgtgtgttttcgttttcttgttgtcattttggCGCTTTCAGTAGGGTGGATTTTTTATaatcttttgtgattttttgtctggggtccaagtttgggtacttgagtacttgatgggaaagtactcggaaaaaagtactttaagtacggtacaaagtacacgatttaaaatgtccTTAAGGTAAAgtaagtacacagaaatgtacttaaagtactacttgagtgcttggtacttcaagtactgcccatcacttcCCAAAATGCCTAGGTGCACATCATGTGCCTGCAGGGTGCTGCTGAAGGCAAAAActttctagaaaaaaaaaaaagttggcaCTGAGTGCTACTTACCAGCTTATATCTTATACAAAGTGCTACAATAAAACGGGGTACTGTTGTCGGAAATTATTTAAATGAACTGCCCTACAATGCTCGTTTTCGCCGTGTTACACGTAATACGTACGTACCCACGTACGTATACGTATGCGCACGTACGTACGTATACGTACGGCTCCACCGTGTGTGAGGCGCATCGGGTATACGTCTGATGCGACGAACCCTGTTACCGATGTTTCACAGACGTCCCGCCTTAACCGAAAGTTCCTCCTGAACTGTTGACAAGTTCATTGTCGTTATATTACACACAGCCACTGAGCATGCTCACTGCATACCTCTTCATCACTGTACGACTGCACTTTACCTTCGACGAACCCCTCTACTTTTGGTCTTAGTTCAGAGGGACGAAACGCCCGGAAGGCGTTCGCGAAGGACAGCACATCTTTCTCGAAATCGTTCCCGCTATCGTCATCAGACTCTGGTGAACAAAAAGGCGGAAGAAGAACTGTTCCCAGTTCATGGGACAACGATATTCCTGCACTTTTCGAACTTTCTATTCCCTCCGCCATGCTGAACTGCGCTTCAACGGTTCCTTCGTCTGCTAACTTCGGCGCTGGCCGTGTtgatgcggatgtgacgacaccggatatagttgagcAATCCGCTGCTgcatcgttttgagaccgggcaaaaaaagtgctagcttgCAGAtcccgagcgctcggaaagcgccacgcgaacatgcgagattgcttcgttttgaccaagcgaacatgactgctcgggatcttgCAAAAACAAATTGCTGCGAAATGACCCGCCATAAGTTGACTGCAATTGTCGGTTAAATGGGAAACCGCTCACAAGAGCTCATGATATGCGCTGATCTGACCACAACGATGTACAACTGTGAATGATGGTTCTGACGTATTATGCGAACTACTTTTTCATGACTCGTTAACTAACTCGTTCAACAACTATCATGTTTAAGCTCTCCTGGAATGTCCAGATGGGCTTTTGAATTTCAGACACATAACTGAGGTAGTGCTGAACGAGTAGTGTTTCATGTGAGGGCAGTTCAGCATCGCGAGGAGAACAGAAACATAGTTTGATGTCTTCACGTTCTTTTGAAAAAGTGTCAGCCTTGTCACAGCTTGACACCCAGATAATTTCTGGGAGAGCGcaaagtctgttgctgcaaaacCTGTGCCTGATGTGCCTGCTGGGGTCAAGTGTGCTCCTGCTACATAACATAAGCAAATAAAAGCCTCCCAACATCGGCTTtctcctacccccccccccccccccccccccgattttgaaatctccctaatttggatgttcccaagttggcaggtatgcaataGCGTCCCACCCTCCATGGAATTTCGAATTTGACTCCACCGCTAATCTTCTTCGATGCTCCAGTAGCTCTCTCGAATATCCTTGTGTTTGCtaaccaagagcgagggaggctccgcctcctggatgcgggccaataggaggacgcggagggcaggcacttcccaagcctctgctttCGCCCAAGAGATCGTGCAGCGTTACCGTTTCgtgtgtcgcaaggcttctgccatggcgcaccaatcaaccaactgcttcgccgtccgttaactagaagctgccgctgttttgcctgccgcaagacTTCTgtcatggcgcaccaatctaaccgacggcttcgccgtccgttaaccggtgtacgcgcgactccagcttggcctcgttcccatgttgacggacggcgaagccgttggttagattggtgcaccatgacagaagccttgcggcaggcgaaataacgctggctacactcctgtctaagcctcgttcagcagttgattagattggtgcgccatggcagaagccttgcgccACGCGAAACAACAGTAACGCTGcaccatctcttaggcgagagcagaggtttgggaagtgcctgccctccgcgtcctcctattggccgtcatccaggcggagcctccctcatTCTTGGTCAGCAAATGCAAGGATAGTCGCTCTCTTGATTGCTCGGTGCTGGACTTTAGGGGTTTTTGGGTTCCTCTCATGCCGCCCTTTCATCTGATTGCTGTTTCCTTCGATTGTGATCATCTTTTAGTTTCATATATGCCGACATTCTGGCAAAATTTTTATATTTCAACTTCGTAAATTTATAAAATATTGGTTATTGTTGCTGAAGCCGATATTGCTTAAGGTCTAGGTGGAACCTCTCCAGCGCTTTCCAATGACACCTCGATGGGCGTCCTAGCTTCACGCGTTCGATAGACTGCCCGCAAAGTACGCTGTCTATATTTCCGTCTCCCTTGCAAGCGCCTGCCGCACCCAGAAATTGTGTCAGCCGCCGCAATGACCTTGTTAGCTAGAATCTTACACATGTCAGCTATCTCGATTTAGCCGATTGGTTGCTATCGGTTTAATACTCGTCGAGTTATTGCGTTATGAAATTTGGCATAGTTTCAttgcatcgtaaattttgacctggctacAAAACTGAACTTACAGATGTTTTCACATCAAAAAGTGTGCCATCTACAACAAAAATCAGACTAACCTGcaactcggagaacaaggagcagtcgaAACAGGGACGAAGACACAAGAAGACATACAAccagaggctccactatcaacaagtgTTTACTGTACAGCACAAGCACATATATAACCAAAGGTAGGGAGGGGAAAGGGGCATAAATGGGACAACACGTGGGGCCATAAAAAACACGAGGAACAACCGGATCTAACTACTCACTTCCACCTTTCAGTCTACATTCCAGGAAACAGAACTCTTCCCTTGTTAGCGATATTGACGGCTCACTGGCGCATTTATCAGACCCGTACTTCATTATCAAAAAGGCCTCAGGGTGTAGAGGGTGTACAAGTCGGGATTTATGCCTCTCGGTACCAGACCTAAAAGAGGGTGTTGCGTGCCTAGTGAAGACTGAGGACAAAAGGAGGACTGGAATAAAAGTGGGCTTCAGAAGTATTTCGGATAAGCTGAGGCAAGACGACTTGAGATTGTTGGAAGCGGATAAGGATGGTTGCTTTGTCTTATTGACTAAAGGGATGTATCAGGAAAAAGCAGGTCAGGCCTTAGTAGAAAACTTTAAGGTATCCAAGGAAGCAGGGGTTAGAGAAACCGTTATACAAATATGCAAGGACCTAAAGTTGTTTTCTCTAGCAAAAAGAATTGGGAAAATAAAGAAGGATGTTTTGGGGGTGCTTTTCACTGCTAAGATCCATAAGCCTCTTGTTCCGTTCAGACCTGAAAGGGGAACTTGGCAAAATAAGCTAGGTGCGTACATTCAGAAAGACCTGTGCAGTTTACAGATTGTGGATCCGTTTAGAGTACGTGACTCCATGGAAGTTGTGGAATTTTTGAATGCAAATGAAGGGGTCACCTTCAAATTTATGTCGGTTGATGTAAAGGACTTATATTACTCCCTTCCTACTGAAGGTTTGAagtactgtgtaaagctttgCATTGAACAGAGTGGTGTTGTTGGCTTTCAAAATGAGTGTGGCGTTAGTGTTGATGACTTTGTAGAGTTACTCATGCTGTATCTAAAGTCGTTTAGGGTCTTTTTTTTTGGCGAGCAGATTTATACGAAGGCAGAAataataggcgatgtcaagttgccggtggtgagtaaatcaaagagtgacattaaacggtaggaacaacttatttatttacacattgtaaacaagactttcgtgcacgagactgcacttcttcaggtaacctgaagaagtgacCTTTTACATTCCACAAAAGGACACCTATATATGCTTCTTCTCGCACTCTTGCGATACCTTCTCTTGATTCGTTAACCTAACGAGTGAAGACAACTTCGAAAACGACTTAAAAACTACCGGTACCCCAAACCTTTCTGCCAATTTTTTAAAATGATGCGACGTTTAATGAATATATGGAATCACCCCCGGTCTACCTTCCATTCTTATATGGGAACTCTTTTGACCCTTAACCTCTGTAAGCAACCTACGGAGGATCATCAGCAGTACCTGCCGAGGAAAACCAGCTTCCTCGAGGCGGTTCAACTGTAGCACAACGCTTTCAGACATGGTATGCACACAGGATTTCTGGAGGGCCTTCCTAACACAGGTCACTCCTATCCCATTCTTTACTACTTTTGAATGGGTCGACCCAAAGGGTAACACAGGTTTTCTGGACCTTTGTTTGTATTGCCAACATATATGCTCTGAGCCTCCAGAAATACATAGGTCAATAAACTGGAGCTTGCCACCTACGGGTTTTTCATGCGTAAATTCCAAACCCTGTCCAAATGAGTAAAACCATTTAGAACTGCATTTTCGTTCAACTCACTatcaaaaaacagaagaaaatcaTCTACAAATCTAAAAACCTTCTTTACACCTAAATTCTGCTAAGATTCATAGATGCTAACATCAAACTGCCCCCAAAAAATATCTGacaaaagcggagcaatgctggaCCCAAAAGACACCCCAGATTTCTGAGTATAAATCTgctcaaagagtgatattacacggtaggaacaacttatttatttacacatggtaaacaagactttcgtgcacgagcactgcactgcactgcacaagactgcactgcacttcttcaggtaacctgaagaagtgcagtctcgtgcacgaaagtcttgtttaccatgtgtaaataaataagttgttcctaccgtttaatgtcactctttgatttactcaccaccggcaacttgacatcgcctattatTTCTGCCTTCGTATAAATCTGCTCGCCAAAAAAAGACCCTAAACGACTTTAGATACATGAGTAACTCTACAAAGTCATCAACACTAACGCCACACTCATTTTGAAAGCCAACAACACCACTCTGTTCAATGCAAAGCTTTACACACTTTACTTCAAACCTTCAGTAGGAAGGGAGTAATATAAGTCCTTTACATCAACCGACATGAATTTGAAGGTGACCCCTTCATTTGCATTCAAAAATTCCACAACTTCCATGGAGTCACGTACTCTAAACGGATCCACAATCTGTAAACTGCGCAGGTCTTTCTGAATGTACGCACCTAGCTTATTTTGCCAAGTTCCCCTTTCAGGTCTGAACGGAACAAGAGGCTTATGGATCTTAGCAGTGAAAAACACCCCCAAAACATCCTTCTTTATTTTCCCAATTCTTTTTGCTAGAGAAAACAACGTTAGGTCCTTGCATATTTGTATAACGGTTTCTCTAACCCCTGCTTCCTTGGATACCTTAAAGTTTTCTACTAAGGCCTGACCTGCTTTTTCCTGATACATCCCTTTAGTCAATAAGACAAAGCAACCATCCTTATCCGCTTCCAACAATCTCAAGTCGTCTTGCCTCAGCTTATCCGAAATACTTCTGAAGTCCACTTTCATTCCAGTCCTCCTTTTGTCCTCAGTCTTCACTAGGCACGCAACACCCTCTTTTAGGTCTGGTACCGAGAGGCATAAATCCCGACTTGTACACCCTCTACACCCTGAGGCCTTTTTGATAATGAAGTACGGGTCTGATAAATGCGCCAGTGAGCCGTCAATATCGCTAACAAGGGAAGAGTTCTGTTTCCTGGAATGCAGACTGAAAGGTGGAAGTGAGTAGTTAGATCCGGTTGTTCCTCGTGTTTTTTATGGCCCCACGTGTTGTCCCGTTTATGCCCCTTTCACCTCCCTACCTTCAgttataaatgtgcttgtgctGTACAGTAAAcacttgttgatagtggagcctctggTTGTATGTCTTCTTGTGTCTTCGTCCCTATTtcgactgctccttgttctccgagtcatgtaccaacaagcccatcaagctactctagttAACGTGCAACTGTTGCCTCTGAAGCGATTTGAGCGCCTCGGGACAAGACCAGTCGGACAAGAACTGTATGCACATGTATGGGAGAAGTGATAATGGCCATTGCCAGACATGCTATAAGAAAATGGGACCGCTGGGGAATCTAGAAAGATATTCAAGTATTAATTTATGGTGTGCCCATGAACGACATAAGTCTGGGTGGTGATGCACAGCAAATTCTACGAAAGACAGTGCAATTCTgcaagaacaaacaaaaaatattttaaaaaattaaaaatattttttgaGAGGTAAACTGAAAGCTGCTCAAGTGACACCAAAAAGGTGCAAGTCTTGCTCGATAACGTTGAAAGAACATGAAGAGGAAGTGGTGTTGTCCTGAAGtggagtcctgaccggcgatgatggaatgtcccagcgggcagatgttcgtggcctcacgctaggattgTGCCCGTAGTTCgtctggcaggcgcagtggcgcgcggcaTCAGAGGAGCGTCATCGTCGTCCATGGGCCGCCATGTCCATAAAACATGATACAAGGGATAAAGATCGCAATGGCGATCAGCACAGAAGAGAGCATGATATAGAGTTGAGAACACTGGCACCCGGAAAGGGATAGCAGATAAGCAGGGCCGGCGGAGAAGTTACGGGCCCCGAGGATGGGTCATGCCCGGGCCCCCTTCTCACGTCTCGATAACATAGTCCAAGTATTTCTTCTTTATATGATCACGACGGGCCCAGGGTCATGCAGGTCCCGAGGCACCATGCccggctgcccccccccccccctcttgctGGCCCTGCAGATAAGTACAGTCAATGCTACCATTAAGGAGCT
This portion of the Ornithodoros turicata isolate Travis chromosome 3, ASM3712646v1, whole genome shotgun sequence genome encodes:
- the LOC135389562 gene encoding uncharacterized protein LOC135389562; amino-acid sequence: MSWYAGNKSSIRDVAGRFSIAHRVICFPENLEGLAQEFEKISGFPGVIGCIDGTFIPIRCPAHKPGVTYVNRHDTISLTLQGICDNRRRFLDVSTGFPSKIHDGRVLTLSNISKRLPSLCDGGRYHILGDAAYACWEYLISPYKDYGNLTEAQSTFNTKLSATRVLIENTFRILKQRFRQLKDVEFFSVERMRQLIMSCCVVHNLCIDANDLMEDSLQETQEDLDPGDGDVGEEQTALRTLGELKRQWLVNMVAQ